The genomic stretch CACCCGCCTTCTGGCGCACCGGTGCCGGCCTTATCCTCGGCGGCACGCTCGGTAATCTTATCGACAGGCTGCGCCTGGGACACGTCGTTGACTTCGTCGACCTCGGTTTCTGGCCGGTCTTCAACATCGCCGACGTCGCGATCACCTGCGGCGTCGGGATAATTATCCTGAATCTGCTGCGGGAGCGATAGGAATGGTCCTGATCGAAAGGCTGGTCGTGGAAGAAGAAGAGGCGGGCACCCGCATAGATATTTACCTCGCCCGTGAGATTCCGGATATTAGCCGCTCGCGCTTCCAGCAACTCATTAACGAGGGCCAGGTCCTGGTGAACGCGCGCGCCGTCCGTCCCAGCTACCGCCTCCGCCCCGGAGACGAGATAAGCGTGCACTTACCGCCGGCGGAAACCCCGCAAATTATTCCGGAGCCCATCCCGATAGAAATCGTCTACGAGGACCAAGACGTGCTCGTAGTCAACAAGCCCCGGGGGATGGTCGTCCACCCGGGGGCTGGACATTACCGGGGAACTCTGGTTAATGCCCTCCTTTACCGCTGCACCGATCTATCCGGGATTAACGGGGTGCTCCGTCCGGGAATCGTGCACCGGTTGGACAAAGAAACCTCCGGCCTCCTGATGGTGGCCAAAAACGACGCGGCCCACCTCTCGCTGGCCACACAGCTAAAGGAACGCCGCATCCTCCGGGAGTACCTGGCGCTTGTTTACGGACAACTTAAGGAAGATGCGGGAACCGTAATCGCACCGATCGGCCGTCATCCCCGGGACCGCCAGAAGATGGCCGTAACCCCAACCGGAAGAGAGGCAATCACCCATTACAAGGTAGTAGAGCGGTTTACCAGGTACACGCTGCTTAGGTTACGCCTCGCCACCGGACGGACCCACCAGATCCGCGTCCATCTGACCCACATCGGCCACCCGGTGGTCGGCGACCTAAAGTACGGCCCGGCACGGCCGCACCTCGGGCTCAGCGGGCAGTTCCTCCACGCTGGCGTGCTGGGTTTCACGCACCCAACCACGGGAGAATTTCTCCGCTTCGAAGCACCGCTGCCGCCAGAGCTTGCCGCAGTGCTCGCCAGGCTCCGCGAAGCGGAAGTATCACCGGCATGAAACCTGCAGGAGCAAAAAGTGAACCGCAAACATTACGCCTCCGCCACACCAGCAATCATCGCGATCGTATCCCCGCGTAGGCCACGGCGCATGGCCTCAAGAGCCAGGACCTCGCTCGGGGGGATGTTTCCGAGGTTCACATCTGGGCCAAGACGATTAATGAGTTCCACCTGTTGCGACTTCCGGGGTGCCTCCCAGATTATGGTCTCAAGGCTGCTTACCGCGCCACAAAAGGCCTGATAAACCGTTTCCTTCAACTGCCCCTGGGCATCATAGATCCCGGTCTGGCAGCCGCTTTCGCGCCCTTCCACGATCACCCACCGGGCGCCAGCCTTAAGATCCGCGTTCGCCTGCCGGGCCATCTCCATCGGACTGGGGCAGAGCGGCAGCCGCTTCTTCCCTACCTCGGTGAGCACGGTAAAACCCGCCTCGCGCGCCAGATAGATAGCGTAATCCCTGACTTTGCGGTCAAAAGAGAGGCTTCCGTCGGAAATCTCGATGGCGGTGAACCCGATAGCCTCACAGCACTTGAGGCAGGCCGGCAGGTGCCCGCGTGCGAGCGCAATTTCGACGAAAGTTCCTCCCGGGTAAACATGGATGCCGCAGGAGCGAATCAGCTCTACTTTTTTGGCCAGCAAAGCTGGATTGTAGAGAACGGCCGTGCCAAAGCCGAGTTTGATAAAATCGACATAAGGCCCGGCCACTTCGAGAAAATCCCTTGTACCGCTCAGGCCGAGCCCTTTATCCAGGACCATGGTGATCCCAGAGTTCCGGGGCCGCTTGAGGCTGCGGCTGGCCGGTAGCAAACCGGTGATTTCCTGCCAGGTCACTACGCTGTCAACCCCTCTTCGCTTTTTCTGGTACGAAAAACAAACCCGCTTCCAATCTATGCACAACCCGAGGCAGCTGTTAAGGGGCCCGTAGCGGATTGGCAATCACGCTGCCGCGGACGAAAAGGAGGGTCGCCAGCGCTGCAAGTCCCGTTAGCGTCCCGGCCACAGCAAAAGCCGCTCCCCTGGAGTAGGAAAGCAGGAAACCAAAAAGCGGGGGACCTACTGCCACGCCCCAGAAGCGCACCCCGCCGTAGAGGGCAGTGACGATCCCCCGGGCATTAGGACCAACGCTCGAAGTAACCAGGGTATTAAGACAGGGAAGGGTCAGGCCTGTCCCCACGCCAGCAACACTCACCGCCGTAAAAAAGGGAACCGTGCCGCAGCAGAAAATAAG from Thermodesulfitimonas autotrophica encodes the following:
- a CDS encoding phosphosulfolactate synthase produces the protein MTWQEITGLLPASRSLKRPRNSGITMVLDKGLGLSGTRDFLEVAGPYVDFIKLGFGTAVLYNPALLAKKVELIRSCGIHVYPGGTFVEIALARGHLPACLKCCEAIGFTAIEISDGSLSFDRKVRDYAIYLAREAGFTVLTEVGKKRLPLCPSPMEMARQANADLKAGARWVIVEGRESGCQTGIYDAQGQLKETVYQAFCGAVSSLETIIWEAPRKSQQVELINRLGPDVNLGNIPPSEVLALEAMRRGLRGDTIAMIAGVAEA
- a CDS encoding RluA family pseudouridine synthase encodes the protein MVLIERLVVEEEEAGTRIDIYLAREIPDISRSRFQQLINEGQVLVNARAVRPSYRLRPGDEISVHLPPAETPQIIPEPIPIEIVYEDQDVLVVNKPRGMVVHPGAGHYRGTLVNALLYRCTDLSGINGVLRPGIVHRLDKETSGLLMVAKNDAAHLSLATQLKERRILREYLALVYGQLKEDAGTVIAPIGRHPRDRQKMAVTPTGREAITHYKVVERFTRYTLLRLRLATGRTHQIRVHLTHIGHPVVGDLKYGPARPHLGLSGQFLHAGVLGFTHPTTGEFLRFEAPLPPELAAVLARLREAEVSPA